One window of Manihot esculenta cultivar AM560-2 chromosome 17, M.esculenta_v8, whole genome shotgun sequence genomic DNA carries:
- the LOC110604690 gene encoding uncharacterized protein LOC110604690 isoform X1, translating into MTILMIFVSRPFSLCKWVFTFALKTLSIVINTWVELIVSSITFHLNMFHKAMIWMIALISLPMQVLTALQRERLLQEHLHEMRIELESLVWDRKVLQDQLHTAIKECRILEAMLAEVEEENDTVISRIDLLERELQDLKAENLQLKEILDKDHRSLRGHKQNMGIDNTEDHGISDGSQSSDKGSGIIFEDLMMHKDGWETEGKSEAELFNFWKTACKARGSTHSPSHCIITRNLDMNEGVGQRREVAISQSLFSAVLSLLVGIIIWEAEDPCMPLVVALFAVVGMSLKSVVQFFSTIRNKPASDAIALLSFNWFILGTLTYPTLPRVARVFAPLTVSFLEHGGS; encoded by the exons ATGACTATCCTTATGATCTTCGTCAGTAGACCTTTCTCTCTCTGCAAATGGGTATTTACGTTTGCTCTGAAAACCTTGTCTATTGTGATTAACACTTGGGTGGAGTTGATTGTATCCTCTATCACTTTCCATCTGAATATGTTCCACAAGGCTATGATATGGATGATTGCTCTTATTTCTCTTCCTATGCAAGTTTTGACTGCCTTGCAGAGGGAACGCCTG CTGCAAGAGCATTTGCATGAGATGCGGATTGAGTTGGAGAGTCTTGTGTGGGATAGGAAGGTATTGCAAGACCAACTCCATACAGCAATTAAAGAATGTAGAATTTTGGAAGCAATGCTGGCAGAAGTTGAAGAGGAAAATGACACTGTTATTTCCAGAATTGACTTGCTAGAGCGTGAG TTACAGGATCTGAAAGCTGAAAATCTTCAGCTGAAAGAAATTCTGGACAAAGATCATCGGAGCCTTAGAGGACATAAACAGAATATGGGTATTGACAATACTGAAGACCATGGCATTTCGGATGGGAGCCAATCAAGTGATAAAGGAAGTGGAATCATATTTGAAGACCTGATGATGCATAAAGATGGCTGGGAAACTGAGGGAAAGAGTGAAGCAGAATTATTCAATTTCTGGAAAACTGCATGCAAAGCCAGAGGGTCAACACATTCACCGTCACATTGTATTATCACAAGGAACTTGGACATGAATGAGGGTGTTGGCCAGAGAAGGGAAGTTGCAATTTCACAGTCTTTATTTAGTGCAGTATTATCACTTTTGGTAGGAATCATCATCTGGGAAGCTGAAGATCCTTGCATGCCACTTGTTGTAGCTCTCTTTGCTGTTGTTGGGATGTCATTGAAAAGTGTGGTTCAGTTTTTCTCTACCATAAGGAACAAACCTGCTTCTGATGCAATTGCTCTCTTAAGCTTCAACTGGTTCATACTCGGCACGCTTACTTACCCAACATTGCCAAGAGTAGCCCGTGTTTTCGCTCCATTAACAGTAAGTTTCTTGGAGCATGGAGGGAGCTAG
- the LOC110604690 gene encoding uncharacterized protein LOC110604690 isoform X2, with the protein MTILMIFVSRPFSLCKWVFTFALKTLSIVINTWVELIVSSITFHLNMFHKAMIWMIALISLPMQVLTALQRERLLQDLKAENLQLKEILDKDHRSLRGHKQNMGIDNTEDHGISDGSQSSDKGSGIIFEDLMMHKDGWETEGKSEAELFNFWKTACKARGSTHSPSHCIITRNLDMNEGVGQRREVAISQSLFSAVLSLLVGIIIWEAEDPCMPLVVALFAVVGMSLKSVVQFFSTIRNKPASDAIALLSFNWFILGTLTYPTLPRVARVFAPLTVSFLEHGGS; encoded by the exons ATGACTATCCTTATGATCTTCGTCAGTAGACCTTTCTCTCTCTGCAAATGGGTATTTACGTTTGCTCTGAAAACCTTGTCTATTGTGATTAACACTTGGGTGGAGTTGATTGTATCCTCTATCACTTTCCATCTGAATATGTTCCACAAGGCTATGATATGGATGATTGCTCTTATTTCTCTTCCTATGCAAGTTTTGACTGCCTTGCAGAGGGAACGCCTG TTACAGGATCTGAAAGCTGAAAATCTTCAGCTGAAAGAAATTCTGGACAAAGATCATCGGAGCCTTAGAGGACATAAACAGAATATGGGTATTGACAATACTGAAGACCATGGCATTTCGGATGGGAGCCAATCAAGTGATAAAGGAAGTGGAATCATATTTGAAGACCTGATGATGCATAAAGATGGCTGGGAAACTGAGGGAAAGAGTGAAGCAGAATTATTCAATTTCTGGAAAACTGCATGCAAAGCCAGAGGGTCAACACATTCACCGTCACATTGTATTATCACAAGGAACTTGGACATGAATGAGGGTGTTGGCCAGAGAAGGGAAGTTGCAATTTCACAGTCTTTATTTAGTGCAGTATTATCACTTTTGGTAGGAATCATCATCTGGGAAGCTGAAGATCCTTGCATGCCACTTGTTGTAGCTCTCTTTGCTGTTGTTGGGATGTCATTGAAAAGTGTGGTTCAGTTTTTCTCTACCATAAGGAACAAACCTGCTTCTGATGCAATTGCTCTCTTAAGCTTCAACTGGTTCATACTCGGCACGCTTACTTACCCAACATTGCCAAGAGTAGCCCGTGTTTTCGCTCCATTAACAGTAAGTTTCTTGGAGCATGGAGGGAGCTAG